The following proteins are encoded in a genomic region of Gimesia algae:
- a CDS encoding alpha/beta hydrolase, producing MSMIRKLWSTCLDEITGFYLLHWFFYYKKQPLIISDAEKGSPNLLSGELSSFFSPVPEPARLEYQSQLHPASQTIFPEAEVNDFEFVSSIQTGFPQNDLVKGRHWKSTASPTAINSGSRCTVVAIDGIVQLGVRSFNSLAQRLTPHGIDVVMLDSPFNYRRTPPGYRPGQLIAGGNLDHQLSVARQGILDLWSLILHLQSQGHQVGLMGISHGAWMTLTASLLMEQLQFVMAITPPVDLFHILDEGGTVVNAIRRGVRESDLSEQQLEQICQPLRIPLWKPRLPGSAIHLHVADYDRFVPSFRIAALAELWNTKLTHHALGHIEATTGPKVVAMVAEDILRFWKIPADSIAASTAK from the coding sequence ATGTCCATGATACGTAAACTCTGGTCGACCTGTCTGGATGAAATCACAGGCTTTTATCTGCTGCACTGGTTTTTCTATTATAAAAAGCAACCCCTGATCATATCAGATGCTGAAAAAGGCTCACCTAATCTACTGAGTGGTGAGCTGTCATCTTTTTTTTCCCCGGTTCCTGAACCGGCACGATTAGAATATCAATCTCAACTTCATCCCGCCTCTCAAACAATCTTTCCAGAGGCTGAAGTCAACGATTTTGAGTTTGTCAGTTCGATCCAGACCGGTTTCCCCCAGAACGATCTTGTGAAAGGACGTCACTGGAAATCAACGGCCTCCCCAACTGCCATCAATTCCGGTTCCCGTTGCACAGTGGTTGCGATTGACGGCATTGTTCAACTGGGTGTTCGCAGTTTTAACAGTCTCGCCCAGAGGCTCACTCCGCATGGAATTGATGTTGTTATGCTGGACAGCCCCTTCAACTATAGAAGGACCCCACCGGGATACCGTCCTGGCCAGTTGATTGCCGGCGGCAACCTGGATCATCAACTGTCCGTGGCTCGACAGGGCATCCTTGATCTCTGGAGTCTGATTCTGCACCTGCAATCACAGGGACATCAGGTCGGCCTGATGGGCATCAGCCATGGCGCCTGGATGACTTTGACGGCTTCTCTCTTGATGGAACAACTCCAGTTCGTGATGGCAATCACGCCTCCGGTCGACCTGTTTCATATTCTTGATGAAGGGGGTACGGTAGTCAATGCCATCCGTCGCGGCGTTCGCGAGTCGGACTTGAGTGAACAGCAACTCGAACAAATTTGTCAGCCACTGAGAATCCCTCTCTGGAAACCGCGACTGCCCGGTTCCGCCATACATCTGCACGTAGCCGACTACGATCGGTTTGTTCCTTCATTCCGAATCGCGGCGCTGGCAGAGCTGTGGAATACCAAGCTGACTCATCATGCCCTGGGTCACATTGAAGCGACGACAGGCCCGAAGGTGGTCGCGATGGTCGCCGAAGATATTCTTCGTTTCTGGAAGATTCCCGCAGATTCTATTGCTGCTTCGACTGCAAAATAA
- a CDS encoding uracil-DNA glycosylase family protein, whose translation MNQDAKIRSQRAVRQLLESWQRSGVTHLRQMEPVPQMSADATSSVEAPQEIPMQTVAPTVPLPPQPIVPSPQTSKTPEEPTVESDQTRKEMSVPRTTKSKLNKGDRQAELDILATKVSKCTRCPELAETRTQTVFGVGNPRAKIMFIGEAPGADEDKQGEPFVGRAGKLLDKIIEACQLKRSDIYIANILRCRPPGNRNPSDLEASNCRGFLDAQIEIVDPDYIVCWGSVAAKNLLHSDLPIGKMRGDFYEYGRAKVVCTYHPSYLLRNPSAKKNVWEDMIYLFADMGIDLKTQD comes from the coding sequence ATGAATCAGGATGCAAAAATACGCTCGCAACGAGCGGTCCGCCAGTTGCTGGAAAGCTGGCAGCGGTCGGGGGTGACGCATTTGAGGCAGATGGAACCTGTTCCTCAGATGTCTGCAGATGCCACGTCCAGCGTGGAAGCACCTCAGGAAATTCCTATGCAAACTGTCGCACCTACTGTCCCGTTACCCCCGCAACCAATAGTACCATCACCTCAAACTAGCAAAACTCCAGAGGAGCCGACTGTCGAGTCGGATCAAACTCGAAAGGAAATGAGTGTGCCTCGAACGACCAAATCGAAATTGAATAAAGGTGATCGCCAGGCTGAACTGGATATCCTCGCTACTAAAGTATCCAAGTGCACCAGATGTCCGGAACTGGCCGAGACACGGACTCAAACAGTGTTTGGCGTAGGAAATCCCCGGGCAAAAATCATGTTCATCGGGGAAGCGCCGGGAGCGGATGAGGATAAGCAGGGGGAACCGTTTGTAGGTCGAGCAGGGAAGCTGCTGGATAAAATCATCGAAGCATGTCAGCTGAAACGCAGCGATATTTATATCGCGAATATCCTGCGGTGTCGTCCGCCGGGAAATCGAAACCCTTCGGATCTTGAAGCATCCAACTGTCGTGGTTTTCTGGACGCACAGATTGAAATTGTGGACCCGGATTATATTGTCTGCTGGGGTTCTGTGGCGGCCAAGAATTTATTGCACTCAGATCTTCCCATCGGCAAAATGCGGGGAGACTTCTACGAATATGGGCGTGCTAAAGTAGTGTGTACTTATCACCCATCTTACTTGCTGCGAAATCCTTCAGCGAAGAAGAATGTCTGGGAAGATATGATCTATCTGTTCGCCGACATGGGGATCGATTTGAAAACCCAGGACTGA
- a CDS encoding outer membrane protein assembly factor BamB family protein produces the protein MKHRLASPALLFFCLTIISTLFSQQINAKDWNTYLADRERAGATTDSISLPLAPAWKYVAPSPPKTGQTDPGERVMEGKDLEARVDFDDALHVAIADGRAYFGSSVDHLMRCVDLKSGKLLWSYFTGGPIRLSPTINQSHVYFGSDDGFVYCLDAKTGKEVWKLRAGLNEEMIIARGEMVSRWPVRTNVLIDDGIAYFGAGIFPHENIYLYAVDAKTGKVIWKIDNLSQTSAGRNELSPQGYILANDEFLFFPSGRSLPAAFNKKTGEEEHKRSYSWRSTAGGVVGGTQALLADGQIYSMGAHHILALTQSKGDVGFAWITGQQMAVQGESAYLATGSSIRKVNRGEHAVGSQKAHKNDMTINGLLRKLRSLKGKKAEEARAEIKALQEENKTFVKAGVLWEIAAPARDSLIVAGDKVIVGGEDQVLILDEATGKLLETLKVKGHARGLAVSDGQLVVSTSAGEIIGYGSSKSDQPATQINPLTAASPYPADEMTPVYQQAAKDILAHTNIKDGFCLVLGSEEGRLAYELARNSNLKIYCIEPDPAKVEQARQKLAQAGYYGHRVAVHQTELSPLPYSRYFANLIVSDTLLKTGQIPGIPKDIATHVKPLGGTICLGIPANSQAEKTSNTQLIDWLKQTGLSETSKINDLQGYATLVRGALPGAGSWSHQYGDPGNTASSKDQLVRGGLGVLWFGDPGEKKMVNRHEGAVGPLAINGRLFIQGESTIMAFDAYNGLFLWERENPQAIRTGVFQNQNPGNLVASDDSLFFMMKESCYQLDAATGKTVAKIPLPEKLNDGKHEWGYLAYQNGMIFGTATTRKELEARQVRRGRRTEDSTDALFAIDVKTGKPAWSYQGKNIAHHTIAIGPEAAYFIDSSITSEQRAEILRQDKSHLEKLTGKEREIAEDRLKIQDLRLAVALDIKTGKKLWSKPVDVTDCSEIGIGGGKLTLLYQNNVLLLCGANANGHYWKQFIAGDFSRRRLVALNAGDGALLWKKDANYRHRPIVVGDKIIAEPWSYDLYTGVQHTRKHPLTGQEVPWSIMREGHHCGMLSASENLLMFRSGYTGFYDLEKDAGTRHFAGHRTGCWINAIPANGLVMIPESSAGCVCLFSISSTIVLEPREERTHWTIFSSVGPKTPVQHMALNMGAPGDRRDAHGTVWMAYPRPKPSRETGLDFKFDIQPKFSEGGGYDSLNEITHPVKNAEPGWVYTSWAKGLKECTIPLLGKSDAPANYTVELSFSGLEPVSLTNQQEPPLYEIKLQGQVVQKDFNPQTAKSTQTLKFKGVPVKENLQLELVPQNDSARQTPAALSGIEIIRSDS, from the coding sequence GTGAAACATCGCCTCGCCTCACCTGCCCTTCTGTTTTTCTGTCTCACCATTATCAGTACACTGTTCTCCCAGCAGATCAATGCGAAAGACTGGAACACGTATCTCGCAGACCGCGAACGAGCGGGAGCCACAACAGACTCGATTTCCCTTCCACTGGCTCCGGCCTGGAAGTATGTCGCTCCCAGCCCGCCGAAGACAGGTCAGACCGATCCGGGCGAGCGTGTCATGGAAGGAAAGGATCTGGAAGCACGCGTCGATTTTGACGATGCGCTCCATGTCGCGATTGCCGACGGGCGTGCTTATTTCGGGTCTTCCGTTGACCACCTGATGCGTTGTGTCGATTTGAAATCGGGTAAATTACTCTGGTCCTATTTCACTGGTGGGCCGATTCGGCTCTCGCCCACGATCAATCAATCCCACGTCTATTTCGGTTCCGACGATGGATTCGTTTACTGTCTGGACGCAAAAACGGGAAAAGAAGTCTGGAAGCTTCGAGCCGGGCTGAACGAAGAAATGATTATTGCCCGCGGGGAAATGGTCTCGCGCTGGCCTGTCAGAACGAATGTTCTGATCGATGACGGGATCGCCTACTTTGGTGCAGGCATCTTTCCACACGAAAATATCTACCTGTACGCCGTCGATGCGAAAACCGGAAAAGTGATCTGGAAAATTGATAACCTCAGCCAGACCTCAGCTGGCCGCAATGAGCTCTCTCCCCAGGGATACATTCTGGCCAATGACGAGTTTCTGTTTTTCCCTTCAGGGCGTTCATTGCCAGCTGCTTTCAACAAGAAAACCGGCGAAGAAGAACACAAACGCTCTTACAGCTGGAGAAGCACTGCCGGCGGAGTCGTGGGGGGAACCCAGGCCCTGCTCGCGGATGGACAGATCTATTCTATGGGAGCACACCATATTCTGGCGTTAACACAATCTAAAGGTGACGTCGGTTTTGCCTGGATCACCGGTCAGCAAATGGCCGTCCAGGGAGAGTCCGCTTACCTGGCCACGGGATCTTCCATCCGGAAAGTCAACCGTGGTGAGCATGCTGTGGGATCGCAGAAGGCTCACAAAAATGACATGACCATTAACGGGCTGCTTAGAAAACTCCGCAGTCTGAAAGGGAAAAAAGCAGAAGAGGCACGGGCTGAAATCAAAGCTCTGCAGGAAGAAAATAAAACGTTCGTTAAAGCGGGAGTCCTCTGGGAAATTGCTGCCCCCGCCCGTGATTCTCTGATTGTTGCTGGCGATAAAGTCATTGTGGGTGGTGAAGATCAGGTATTGATACTTGATGAAGCCACGGGAAAGCTTCTGGAAACATTAAAAGTCAAAGGACATGCACGCGGGCTGGCGGTTTCCGATGGTCAACTGGTCGTCAGCACCTCGGCTGGTGAAATCATCGGTTACGGAAGTTCAAAATCTGATCAACCTGCAACTCAGATCAATCCCCTGACAGCGGCTTCACCCTACCCCGCAGATGAAATGACTCCCGTGTATCAGCAGGCAGCCAAAGATATTTTAGCACACACCAATATTAAAGATGGATTCTGTCTGGTTCTGGGGAGCGAAGAAGGCCGACTCGCCTATGAACTGGCTCGTAACAGTAATCTGAAAATCTATTGCATTGAACCAGATCCAGCAAAAGTGGAGCAGGCTCGGCAGAAACTCGCTCAGGCCGGTTATTATGGTCATCGCGTGGCCGTACACCAGACCGAACTCTCTCCTCTCCCCTATTCACGCTACTTTGCAAACCTGATCGTCTCAGATACACTACTCAAAACAGGTCAGATCCCGGGGATCCCCAAAGATATCGCCACACATGTCAAACCGCTGGGGGGAACCATCTGCCTGGGCATTCCTGCAAATTCACAGGCAGAAAAGACCAGTAACACTCAACTGATAGACTGGTTGAAACAAACTGGACTCTCCGAAACTTCAAAAATCAACGATTTACAAGGTTACGCCACACTGGTTCGGGGTGCCTTACCCGGGGCAGGCAGCTGGTCGCATCAGTATGGTGACCCGGGAAATACCGCCAGCAGTAAAGATCAACTGGTTCGCGGAGGACTGGGTGTCCTCTGGTTTGGCGATCCGGGTGAAAAAAAGATGGTCAACCGCCATGAAGGTGCAGTCGGTCCACTTGCGATCAACGGCCGTCTGTTCATACAGGGTGAAAGCACCATTATGGCATTTGACGCCTATAATGGTCTGTTTCTCTGGGAACGGGAAAATCCGCAGGCAATTCGTACCGGCGTATTTCAGAACCAGAATCCGGGTAACCTGGTCGCCAGCGATGACAGTCTGTTCTTTATGATGAAAGAAAGCTGCTATCAACTGGACGCGGCTACCGGAAAAACAGTCGCCAAAATCCCTCTGCCTGAAAAACTCAATGACGGCAAACACGAATGGGGTTATCTCGCGTATCAGAATGGAATGATTTTCGGAACCGCCACCACACGCAAAGAACTCGAAGCCCGACAGGTTCGTCGAGGTCGGAGAACGGAAGATTCCACCGATGCGCTGTTTGCCATCGATGTCAAAACCGGAAAACCAGCCTGGAGCTATCAGGGTAAAAACATCGCCCATCACACGATTGCCATCGGCCCGGAAGCGGCTTACTTCATCGACAGTTCCATCACCAGTGAGCAACGCGCCGAGATTTTACGTCAGGACAAATCACATCTGGAAAAATTGACCGGAAAAGAACGTGAAATCGCTGAGGATCGGCTCAAAATTCAGGACCTGCGGCTGGCTGTCGCACTCGATATCAAAACCGGCAAGAAACTCTGGTCGAAACCTGTCGATGTTACGGACTGCAGTGAGATTGGCATCGGCGGTGGAAAACTGACACTGTTGTACCAGAACAATGTCCTGCTACTCTGTGGAGCCAACGCGAACGGTCATTACTGGAAACAGTTTATTGCCGGTGACTTTTCCCGTCGGCGACTGGTGGCTCTTAATGCCGGTGATGGCGCCCTGCTCTGGAAAAAAGATGCCAACTATCGTCACCGCCCCATCGTCGTGGGAGATAAAATCATTGCTGAGCCCTGGTCATACGATCTTTATACCGGCGTTCAACACACGCGAAAGCATCCTTTGACCGGACAGGAAGTCCCCTGGAGCATCATGCGGGAAGGACATCATTGCGGCATGCTTTCCGCATCGGAAAACCTGTTGATGTTCCGTTCCGGCTACACAGGCTTCTACGACCTGGAAAAAGACGCTGGTACCCGACATTTCGCCGGCCATCGTACCGGCTGCTGGATCAATGCCATTCCTGCGAATGGTCTGGTGATGATTCCTGAATCCTCTGCAGGCTGCGTCTGCCTGTTTTCGATCTCTTCTACAATTGTGCTTGAGCCACGTGAAGAACGGACCCATTGGACCATCTTCAGTTCTGTCGGCCCCAAAACTCCCGTCCAGCATATGGCGTTAAACATGGGAGCCCCCGGTGATCGCCGCGATGCGCATGGTACGGTCTGGATGGCTTATCCCCGACCAAAACCAAGTCGGGAAACCGGACTCGACTTCAAATTTGATATTCAACCCAAATTCAGCGAAGGGGGAGGCTACGACAGCCTGAATGAAATCACTCATCCTGTCAAAAATGCCGAGCCGGGCTGGGTCTATACTTCCTGGGCCAAAGGGCTGAAGGAATGCACCATCCCTCTGCTGGGGAAAAGCGATGCACCAGCCAACTACACTGTGGAACTCTCTTTCTCCGGACTGGAACCGGTCTCTTTAACCAACCAGCAGGAACCACCGCTGTATGAGATCAAACTGCAGGGGCAGGTGGTTCAGAAAGATTTTAACCCGCAAACAGCAAAGTCCACCCAGACACTCAAATTCAAAGGGGTCCCCGTTAAAGAAAATTTACAGCTCGAGCTGGTCCCGCAAAATGATTCAGCTCGCCAGACACCTGCAGCTTTAAGTGGAATTGAAATTATTCGCTCAGATTCATAG
- a CDS encoding TlpA disulfide reductase family protein, which yields MSDSQSRYHHITRTGSHTLSALILGLICWSCSSNEPTETSKPEAQPEAPPENTSAEIKPEKTVEITLTLSDAEGFQEILAKQQGKVVLVDFWATWCVPCVKNFHHTVEWSQKYADQGLSVISVSMDESDEATQKAVLKFLEKEDAQFTNILATAADDQDPIDTFGVDGGALPHYRIYDRTGKLIKKFSFADPDKLFTQEDIETAIQDALKQKPE from the coding sequence ATGTCAGACAGCCAGTCCAGATATCATCATATCACCAGAACCGGTTCTCATACACTCAGCGCACTGATCCTCGGATTGATCTGCTGGAGTTGTTCTTCGAATGAGCCCACAGAAACTTCCAAACCTGAAGCACAGCCTGAGGCACCGCCGGAAAACACATCTGCTGAGATCAAGCCTGAAAAAACGGTTGAAATCACCCTGACCTTAAGCGATGCGGAAGGATTTCAGGAAATTCTGGCTAAACAACAGGGAAAAGTCGTTCTGGTCGATTTCTGGGCCACGTGGTGTGTTCCCTGCGTCAAAAATTTTCATCACACTGTCGAATGGAGTCAGAAATATGCTGATCAGGGTCTCAGCGTGATATCCGTCTCGATGGATGAGTCGGATGAAGCCACTCAAAAGGCAGTCCTCAAGTTTCTGGAAAAAGAAGACGCACAATTTACAAATATACTCGCGACTGCTGCCGACGATCAGGATCCTATAGATACCTTTGGCGTTGATGGCGGAGCACTGCCTCATTACAGGATTTATGATCGAACCGGCAAGCTGATCAAAAAGTTTTCCTTCGCTGACCCGGATAAACTATTTACACAAGAAGATATTGAAACCGCAATTCAGGATGCGCTGAAACAGAAACCGGAATAG
- a CDS encoding TPM domain-containing protein yields MKYHFNSKSAVVCLFLILISFSRLSSAHALELTLEPPGDREFVRDLAGMLDEPTTKKIKELCDKLLTDKATPIIVVTIDSMAQYGGADMRIETFATILFNQWQIGHAKLGDQDWNTGILLLVSKNDRKARIELGAGWGRREDEQCRQIMDDYIIPHFKQGQFDQGILAGVEALDKMARKLELPTKPVSPWTYVIMAVAVGLVIFTVVSLIRRGSSGWAWLFWGVVFAVIGTILYQMLNNRGGGGGFGGGSFGGGFSGGGGASGSW; encoded by the coding sequence GTGAAATATCACTTTAACAGCAAATCAGCCGTTGTCTGCCTGTTTCTCATCCTGATCAGTTTCAGTCGGCTGTCCTCAGCCCATGCGCTGGAATTGACTTTGGAACCGCCCGGAGATCGGGAATTTGTTCGTGATCTTGCCGGCATGCTCGATGAGCCAACGACAAAAAAGATCAAAGAGCTCTGTGATAAGCTGCTCACCGACAAAGCAACTCCTATTATTGTGGTTACGATCGATTCGATGGCCCAGTATGGCGGTGCGGACATGCGGATTGAGACCTTCGCCACGATCCTGTTTAACCAATGGCAGATTGGACATGCCAAGCTGGGAGATCAGGACTGGAATACCGGGATTCTACTGCTCGTTTCCAAAAATGATCGCAAGGCCCGCATCGAACTGGGAGCAGGCTGGGGACGTCGTGAAGACGAACAATGCCGCCAGATCATGGATGATTACATCATACCGCATTTCAAACAGGGACAGTTTGACCAGGGGATTCTCGCTGGCGTAGAAGCGCTCGATAAAATGGCGCGAAAGCTGGAACTACCCACCAAACCGGTTTCTCCCTGGACCTATGTCATCATGGCTGTCGCCGTGGGGCTGGTCATTTTCACCGTTGTCTCTCTCATCCGCCGTGGTTCCAGTGGCTGGGCCTGGCTGTTCTGGGGAGTCGTATTTGCAGTCATCGGCACGATTCTATACCAAATGCTCAATAACCGTGGGGGAGGCGGGGGATTCGGCGGCGGTTCCTTCGGTGGTGGTTTTTCAGGTGGTGGCGGTGCTTCCGGCTCCTGGTAA
- a CDS encoding TPM domain-containing protein, with protein sequence MLSAFNYLNEEQQQQVEQSVVAAEKQTSCEIVPVIATSSGRYDRPEDVVGLWLTIVSALCLWYFFPRNGGQAGDWGGMPVIVELFLAAILLAIAFILGAIAGSRIGWLRRLFTPRLQMQDEVAARAREIFFDKRIHHTEGGTGILIYISLFEHIAVALADQSVIDKLGQPFLDQICQKLTTGLHSGNPTATLCETILEIGNQASTPLPRATDDQNELHDALVLID encoded by the coding sequence ATGCTAAGCGCATTCAATTATTTAAACGAAGAACAACAGCAGCAGGTGGAACAGTCTGTTGTCGCAGCTGAAAAACAGACATCCTGTGAAATCGTGCCTGTCATCGCGACCTCCTCAGGACGCTACGATCGACCGGAAGATGTCGTGGGACTCTGGTTGACGATTGTGTCTGCCCTCTGCCTCTGGTATTTCTTCCCTCGTAACGGTGGTCAGGCAGGAGACTGGGGGGGCATGCCGGTGATCGTTGAGCTGTTTCTGGCTGCGATCCTACTTGCAATCGCCTTCATTCTGGGTGCAATCGCCGGTAGTCGGATTGGCTGGCTCAGACGACTCTTCACTCCCCGGCTACAGATGCAGGATGAAGTCGCGGCGCGTGCCCGGGAAATCTTTTTTGATAAGCGCATCCACCATACAGAGGGGGGCACGGGGATTCTGATCTATATCTCCCTGTTCGAGCACATCGCGGTCGCACTGGCTGACCAGTCGGTGATTGACAAACTCGGGCAACCGTTCCTTGATCAGATCTGCCAGAAACTCACAACCGGACTGCATTCCGGAAACCCAACAGCCACACTCTGCGAAACGATCCTGGAAATCGGTAACCAGGCTTCAACTCCACTCCCCCGGGCCACCGACGACCAGAATGAGCTTCATGATGCTCTGGTTCTGATCGACTGA
- a CDS encoding leucine-rich repeat domain-containing protein, whose product MKTRVFLSLAALSLLTGCPSTSTPPADPEKAATSAKTEQSPATDKQRAAAEPDSPEAVKVFKDLDAKLGMSKDGRVLILDLKGTNAKDEDLRHLSGLPSLERLILWGPQFTDVATEEIGKKNKLWFLSLESTAVGDEGVKNLSNLKDLQVLSLRATNITNDALKVVAEFPELKDLDLRFNKEINDEGMPHIKGMKNLKVLKVQATQVTDEGMKDIAALPNLQRLNTWGRNISDKTLELLKDKNLVSLELDDTEITDEGMKYLKDMTNMEALHLRRDFVGNPGVENIQNMKKLQTLHLRDTVVTDEGMKYLSGLTDLTYLDLDESMIGDQGLEQIKDLKKLTRLGLWGTETTDEGLKVISGFTELNRLNLEGTPITDEGLEQLLPLKKLEYLNLSKTDITDEGLQKLAALKNLKELQLSFSQVTDDGVTQFEAAVPGCKVKR is encoded by the coding sequence ATGAAGACAAGAGTATTTCTTTCACTGGCAGCATTATCTCTTTTAACAGGATGTCCCAGTACAAGTACTCCTCCTGCTGACCCTGAGAAAGCCGCTACTTCAGCGAAAACTGAGCAGTCTCCTGCGACTGACAAACAACGGGCTGCAGCCGAGCCAGACTCACCAGAAGCAGTGAAGGTATTCAAGGACCTGGATGCCAAACTGGGCATGTCCAAGGATGGTCGTGTTTTAATTCTGGACTTGAAGGGTACCAATGCGAAGGATGAGGATCTCAGGCATCTGTCAGGTCTGCCTTCACTGGAACGGTTGATTCTCTGGGGGCCTCAATTCACAGACGTTGCCACAGAGGAGATTGGCAAAAAAAATAAACTGTGGTTTCTGAGTCTGGAAAGTACTGCGGTGGGGGATGAGGGGGTCAAGAATCTGTCGAACTTGAAAGATCTTCAGGTGCTCTCACTCCGTGCCACCAACATTACTAATGACGCTTTGAAAGTGGTCGCAGAATTCCCGGAGCTCAAAGATCTGGATCTGCGTTTTAATAAAGAGATCAATGATGAGGGGATGCCTCATATCAAGGGAATGAAGAACCTGAAAGTGCTCAAGGTTCAGGCGACTCAGGTGACGGATGAGGGAATGAAGGACATCGCTGCACTTCCAAATCTACAGCGTTTGAATACCTGGGGCAGAAATATTTCCGATAAGACTCTGGAATTACTGAAAGATAAAAATCTGGTTTCACTGGAACTGGATGATACGGAAATAACAGATGAAGGGATGAAGTATCTGAAAGATATGACAAACATGGAAGCCCTGCATCTGCGGCGGGATTTTGTCGGCAATCCCGGCGTTGAAAATATCCAGAACATGAAAAAACTCCAGACACTTCATCTGCGGGATACCGTGGTGACTGATGAAGGCATGAAGTATCTGTCCGGATTGACCGATCTGACTTACCTGGATCTGGATGAATCAATGATTGGCGATCAAGGGCTGGAACAAATAAAGGACTTGAAGAAACTGACCCGGCTTGGCTTATGGGGGACAGAAACCACGGATGAAGGCTTGAAGGTCATTTCCGGTTTCACCGAATTGAATCGCCTGAATCTGGAAGGGACTCCGATTACTGATGAAGGACTGGAGCAGTTATTGCCCCTGAAGAAACTGGAATATCTGAATTTGAGTAAAACGGATATTACAGATGAAGGTTTACAGAAACTGGCTGCCTTAAAGAATCTGAAAGAACTCCAGTTAAGTTTTTCTCAGGTGACCGATGACGGAGTCACACAATTCGAAGCTGCCGTTCCCGGATGTAAAGTAAAGCGATAA
- a CDS encoding CBS domain-containing protein: protein MRVRVRDLMTVNPVSVCLGTTLQTAAEQMVQAEASEIYVIDQQRRLVGVVPEYDLLKYRLTHYHLEAPIDSLMYVQIESLSPEDDALQLAPLFRDRRNSCMAVTEQGLLVGKLSCRDLFRVMLTLDAIEDPEQTAEQDTSEKEVIHSASSTINPPHLPPYSTPVNRLQLNSSSDK, encoded by the coding sequence ATGCGGGTACGAGTTCGCGATTTGATGACCGTTAATCCGGTTAGTGTATGTCTGGGAACAACACTTCAGACAGCTGCGGAACAGATGGTTCAGGCAGAAGCTTCAGAGATTTATGTGATAGACCAGCAACGACGGCTGGTAGGAGTGGTTCCCGAGTATGATCTTCTCAAATACCGCCTGACACATTATCACCTCGAAGCACCTATCGATTCTCTGATGTATGTCCAGATTGAATCGCTCTCGCCAGAAGATGATGCACTCCAGCTTGCTCCTCTGTTTCGAGATCGGCGAAACAGCTGTATGGCTGTCACCGAACAAGGCCTGCTGGTAGGAAAGTTAAGTTGTCGTGACCTGTTTCGTGTGATGCTGACACTCGATGCGATAGAAGATCCTGAGCAGACAGCAGAACAGGATACCTCTGAGAAGGAGGTGATTCACTCCGCCTCATCGACGATCAATCCGCCGCATTTGCCTCCCTACAGCACACCTGTCAATCGACTGCAGTTAAACTCCAGTTCCGACAAATAA